In Ipomoea triloba cultivar NCNSP0323 chromosome 15, ASM357664v1, one genomic interval encodes:
- the LOC116005921 gene encoding receptor-like protein 52 translates to MATSHILLLSFLFQFLLLFSLPLETATSETTEGRALLKWKNTLHFNTDALRSWSIANLDNICWNWTGITCNNAGAVYKIKLNNFSLSGTLESLDFISFPNLTHFSLPNNSFTGSVPYAIANLSQLVFLDLSWNGFVNFIPTEIGRLTNLRFLDLGGNHLGGTIPSQISHLQHLTSLSLYANSLTGQISQSIFSNLSNLQTFDCRHNLLHGPFPTSLVKLSKLKQLDLFANSFYGSIPPTIRNLSSLTNLDLSYNKLQGNIPETICNLHSLNALYLYNNKFSGLNPQCLGNITSLRHLSLDFKVLHENIPRILCNLHSLEGLYLNYNYFGDVIPQCLGNITSLKCLSLGSNTEQGNIPRALCNLPSIEYLYLSFDNLGDPIPQCLGNITSLRELSLYSNTGQGNIPEGFCNLPSLEYLYLSINNSGGLIPQCFGNITSLRYLYLYSNMLKGSIPRSLCNLLSLEDMDLSHNSLEGLIPWCFGNISSLRNLYLYSNMLKGSIPRSLCNLGSLEVMDLSDNSLLEGLIPLCLGNISSLRYIYLSSNKLKGSIPRSLCNLFSLEGMDLSYNNFEGLIPWCLGNISSLRYIYLSSNKLKGSIPRSLCNLQQSLEVLILSDNSLDGPIPQCLEKLKILTTLIVFKNKLGGMLAPTPVPAISNGTDQTTNSSLIYGIDTWFCSLSSLKFLDLSDNNLHGPLPQCLLNFSKELTVINFARNHFQGLVQGVCTNRNMLEYLNLNDNQLGGPLPRGLRNCNNLKFLDLGNNRFHDSFPHWLDTLLDLRVLVLRSNHFYGEICTSNTTFPFPKVHIFDISHNEFNGPLPRYYMENFEAMQRENDDERLSFYEASISLVWKGVELQVVHYNICTSLDLSSNYFHSEIPKSLGRLSVIRFLNLSHNQLTGYIPPSLGNLTILEALDLSSNKLVGEIPRQLSRSLTFLAVLNLSYNNLSGPIPNGPQFNTFGNNSYLGNTGLCGFPLTLKCQNRGEGKAPDVEDSDKFWSGFGWRSVVIGYSCGMPFGILIGYLIFKYGKPRWLIRLILGN, encoded by the coding sequence ATGGCCACTTCTCATATATTATtgctctcttttctttttcagtttcttcttctcttttcacTTCCTTTGGAGACTGCAACTTCAGAAACAACTGAGGGAAGAGCCCTTCTCAAATGGAAGAACACCCTTCATTTCAATACTGATGCTCTTCGTTCTTGGTCCATTGCTAATCTTGACAACATTTGTTGGAATTGGACGGGTATCACTTGCAACAATGCTGGAGCTGTTTATAAGATAAAGCTAAACAATTTCAGCCTCTCAGGTACACTTGAAAGCCTTGACTTCATTTCATTTCCAAATCTCACCCATTTTAGCCTCCCTAATAACAGCTTTACTGGATCAGTTCCATATGCAATTGCTAACCTCTCCCAGCTAGTTTTCTTGGACCTCAGTTGGAACggttttgtaaattttatacCAACAGAAATTGGAAGATTAACAAATCTCCGGTTCTTGGACCTTGGAGGAAACCATCTTGGTGGTACTATTCCCTCCCAGATAAGCCATCTTCAACATCTTACTTCCCTCTCCTTATATGCCAATTCTTTGACTGGCCAAATTTCACAATCAATATTCTCCAATTTGAGCAACCTTCAAACTTTTGATTGTAGGCACAATCTGTTACATGGGCCATTTCCAACAAGTTTAGTCAAGCTATCCAAGCTTAAACAACTTGACCTATTTGCTAACAGTTTCTATGGGTCAATACCTCCTACAATTAGAAATCTAAGTTCACTAACCAACCTTGATCTCAGCTATAACAAGTTGCAAGGAAATATTCCAGAAACAATATGCAATCTTCACTCCCTTAACGCGCTTTATTTATATAACAATAAGTTTAGTGGCTTGAATCCTCAATGCCTTGGAAATATTACCTCACTAAGACATCTTTCTCTAGATTTCAAGGTGCTGCATGAGAATATTCCTAGAATACTATGCAATCTTCACTCCCTTGAAGGCCTTTatttaaattacaattattttggTGATGTAATTCCACAATGCTTAGGGAATATAACATCATTAAAGTGTCTTTCTCTCGGTTCCAATACTGAGCAAGGAAATATTCCAAGAGCACTTTGCAATCTTCCTTCCATTGAGTATTTGTATTTATCTTTTGATAATTTGGGAGACCCAATTCCACAATGTCTAGGAAATATAACTTCACTAAGAGAACTTTCACTCTATTCTAACACTGGGCAAGGAAATATTCCAGAGGGATTTTGCAATCTTCCCTCCCTTGAGTATCTATATTTGTCCATTAATAATTCGGGAGGTCTGATTCCACAATGTTTTGGAAATATAACCTCATTGAGATATCTTTATCTCTACTCCAACATGTTGAAAGGAAGTATTCCAAGATCACTATGTAACCTTCTTTCCCTTGAGGATATGGATTTATCACACAATAGTTTGGAAGGTTTGATCCCATGGTGCTTTGGAAATATATCCTCACTAAGAAATCTTTATCTCTACTCCAACATGTTGAAAGGAAGTATTCCAAGATCACTATGCAATCTTGGTTCCCTTGAGGTTATGGATTTATCAGACAATAGTTTATTGGAAGGTTTGATCCCACTGTGCCTCGGAAATATATCCTCACTAAGATATATTTATCTTAGTTCCAACAAGCTAAAAGGAAGTATTCCAAGATCACTATGCAATCTTTTTTCCCTGGAGGGTATGGACTTATCATACAATAATTTTGAAGGATTGATTCCATGGTGCCTTGGAAATATATCCTCACTAAGATATATTTATCTTAGCTCCAACAAGCTGAAGGGAAGTATTCCAAGATCACTATGCAATCTTCAACAGTCTCTTGAAGTGCTCATTTTATCCGACAACAGTTTGGATGGCCCAATTCCTCAATGCttggaaaaattgaaaattttgacaactttaattgtttttaaaaacaaGCTTGGAGGCATGTTAGCTCCAACTCCAGTTCCCGCAATAAGTAATGGCACAGATCAAACAACAAATTCTAGTTTGATTTATGGAATAGATACATGGTTTTGCAGTTTGAGTTCCTTGAAATTTCTTGATCTATCAGACAACAATTTACATGGTCCATTGCCTCAGTGTTTACTGAACTTCAGCAAGGAACTTACTGTTATTAAttttgcaagaaatcattttcaggGGCTTGTTCAGGGAGTTTGCACAAACAGAAACATGTTGGagtatttgaatttgaatgacAACCAATTGGGAGGGCCATTGCCCCGAGGTTTAAGAAATTGCAACAATCTTAAATTTCTAGATCTTGGAAACAATAGGTTTCATGATTCATTCCCTCATTGGTTAGATACTCTTCTTGATTTGCGTGTTCTTGTGTTGAGATCTAATCATTTTTATGGTGAAATATGCACTTCTAACACTACATTTCCATTCCCAAAGGTGCATATATTTGATATTTCACACAATGAGTTCAATGGTCCTCTACCAAGGTATTATATGGAAAACTTTGAAGCCATGCAGAGGGAAAATGATGATGAAAGGCTGTCATTTTATGAAGCTTCAATAAGCCTTGTGTGGAAAGGGGTGGAGCTTCAAGTGGTGCATTATAATATCTGCACATCCCTTGATTTATCTAGTAACTACTTCCATAGTGAGATTCCAAAATCTTTGGGAAGGTTAAGTGTCATCCGGTTTCTAAATCTCTCACACAACCAGCTCACTGGTTACATTCCTCCATCCCTGGGAAATTTGACAATTCTTGAGGCGCTTGATCTATCATCGAACAAATTAGTGGGCGAGATTCCAAGACAACTTTCAAGATCCTTGACATTTCTTGCTGTACTAAATCTTTCTTATAATAATCTTTCTGGTCCTATACCTAATGGCCCACAGTTTAACACATTTGGCAACAATTCCTATTTAGGAAACACGGGTCTGTGTGGATTTCCACTAACTTTGAAATGCCAGAACAGAGGTGAAGGGAAAGCACCAGATGTGGAGGATTCAGACAAATTTTGGAGTGGATTTGGTTGGCGAAGTGTTGTTATTGGATACAGTTGTGGCATGCCATTTGGTATTTTGATAGGATATCTCATATTCAAGTATGGAAAACCACGGTGGCTTATAAGGTTAATACTTGGGAATTGA